The Candidatus Omnitrophota bacterium genomic sequence ATGATTTCCATTGGGCTCAATTCTCCACATTTAAAAGGTTCTTTTCAGACAAAGAGTTTTTGTTCCATCTTCTGACCATCCCATTTTTGTCGCTTTCCCAAAATCTTGTTTTAGATGGTAAATACGCCATTATTTTCTTTGATATTCTGTTCATTCTTACCTACGCCTTTATATTAAAAAGGTATCTTCCGACATTTTTGGCAGCCTGTTGTCTATTATTGCCTTTCGTAAATTTTACTTTTATTACCTATTTTGTGCGCCTTCGGCCCGTTATTTTAGCTAATATATTAACTATTCTGGGTATTTACTTTTTGATTAACAAGAAATGGATAAGGGTGTTTATCGTGTCTTTTCTTTATCCCCTTACCCATATCTCGTTCCTTACGCTCTTGATATTTGCTTTAGCCTGTGAATTGATAAGGTATATTCTCAATAAGGATTTTTTTATCAGGAATATTTACGCCACAGTTATTGGGGTTCTCTTAGGTTGCGCACTTCATCCCAACAACCCCAATAATTGGCTTTCTATGCATTTAAACGCGATACTGGTGCCTTTTTATACCACCGTCGGCGGCATAGGGGGGTTTGGCAGGGAATTATATTCTGCTTCTTCCAAGGCCGCGCTTGTTTTTAATTTCTCCATATTTTTGGCCTTTTACCTGGTTATATGGATGGCTTTTTTATCAAGAGTAAAATTAAGCCTGGCTACCCTTGTCTGGTGGTTTTGCAGTAGTTTCTACTTAGCCCTTTCGTTTCTCGGTTTTAGGTATTGGCATGTGGCAAATGTCTTATTTTTTATTTTTTTCGCCTCTTATATAAAGGACTGGCTGATAGATAAGCCAAAAGGGTTAGTCATATCGAGGGCGCGCATTTTTATTATCGCCTCTTCATTGATTCTCGGTATATTTTTCTTTCCTAATATACAAACGCAAGCAAACACTATGTTGGCTTCTACAATAAGAAATACCGCTTATGAAAAGGTAGCAATATGGATGAATAAAAATATCCCCCCCGGAGAAACCGTCTACCATACGAGTTGGTCTGCTTCGCCTTATTTTATCTGTTTAAACCCCAAAGATAACTATTTGGTCGTCCTCGACCCTATATATATGTTTTATAAGTACCCCAAAATATACAAACTTTACCTTGATTTAAATACGGGGAATATTAAGAGGCCTTATAAATTTTTAAAACATATCTTTAAAACGGCTTACGGGTATGCCGATAAAAACGGAGGATTATATCGCCAGATCAAGAAGCAGAAAAGTTATTTCAAAATTATTTATGAAAATGATTTTGGTATCGTATTTAAAGTTCTTTAGGGTTTAAAATAACAACGGTTCATCAGGAAAATTCAGTAATTGTTTTTTAATTTTAAGGGGCAGATATGTTTAAACTCTCTAAAAAGTTAGAAAATTTACCGCCTTATTTGTTTCTTGAGATAGATAAGGCTAAAAGGATAGCTAAACAAAAAGGCAAAGATATCATTGACCTGGGTATAGGCGACCCTGACCTGCCGACACCCAACCACATCATTGACAGGTTGTATCAGGCTGCCTGCGACCCCCTGACCCACCGTTATGCCTTAGACCAGGGCCTGTTAGGCCTACGCCAGTCTATCGCCAAATGGTATAAAAACCGTTTTCAGGTCAATCTCGAACCGGAAACCGAAATCCTGCCTTTGATCGGCTCCAAAGAGGGCATTGCCCATTTTCCTTTGGCATTTCTGGATGAGGGCGATTATGCGCTCATTCCTGATCCCTGCTATCCTCCTTATAAAGGAGGGACAATCTTTGCCGGAGGCAAACCTTATCTTATGCCGCTTTTAAAAGAGAATGAATTCTTGCCTGATTTAAAAAAGATACCTTTAAATATACGCAAAAAAGCAAAATTAATTTATATTAATTATCCGAATAATCCCACTTCTGCCGTAGCGGATGAGGATTTTTATAAAGAGGCCGTTGAATTCGCCGGCAAAAATAAAATTATCCTTCTTTCGGATTTGGCCTATTCTGAATTGGCTTATGACGGATACAGGCCGCATAGCCTACTGGAGACCGAGGGTTCAAGGGGCGTGGCTATAGAATTCCACTCTTTATCCAAGACGTATAATATGACGGGTTGGCGTATAGGATGGGCCTGCGGTAACGCACAGTTAATTTCAGCATTGGCCAAAGTTAAATCCAACATTGATTCCGGTATATTTTCTGCGCTTCAGTTAGCAGGTGTGGCTGCCTTAGAAGGCCCCGAACAGCATATCCAAGAGATGTGCCAGATTTATCAACAGAGGCGGGATGCTTTAGTTAAAGGCTTGAATACTCTGGGTTGGCAGGTAACTCCACCCAAAGCCACTTTCTATGCCTGGTTGAAGATACCCAAAAAGACAGATTCCCTGAAGTTTTCTGCGTTATTATTGGAGAAGGCCGATATCGTAGTGACACCCGGCGTAGGTTTCGGTAAA encodes the following:
- a CDS encoding LL-diaminopimelate aminotransferase, with the translated sequence MFKLSKKLENLPPYLFLEIDKAKRIAKQKGKDIIDLGIGDPDLPTPNHIIDRLYQAACDPLTHRYALDQGLLGLRQSIAKWYKNRFQVNLEPETEILPLIGSKEGIAHFPLAFLDEGDYALIPDPCYPPYKGGTIFAGGKPYLMPLLKENEFLPDLKKIPLNIRKKAKLIYINYPNNPTSAVADEDFYKEAVEFAGKNKIILLSDLAYSELAYDGYRPHSLLETEGSRGVAIEFHSLSKTYNMTGWRIGWACGNAQLISALAKVKSNIDSGIFSALQLAGVAALEGPEQHIQEMCQIYQQRRDALVKGLNTLGWQVTPPKATFYAWLKIPKKTDSLKFSALLLEKADIVVTPGVGFGKYGEGYIRMALTVSKERIQEATQRLRKIL